The genomic interval GAAGGACAAGATGGAATCGGAAATGAAAGATTACCCACAAAACAAGAAGGCTTAAGCTACCTAGGGCAATCCATGGATCTACCGAAGATTGGGACAGAGAGGCCCCTCTCTTTTTGCATTTAAATCTCTCACTCTAACTCGGCCCCGGTCAGGTACACTGGAGGCAAGAGAGCATGCGCCACGGCCCCAATGATGCAGTGCGGGCGTGAATCGGACCCAGAGAATACCACTTCCAATCATTCATTAGGATAGTTAGTTAAGCATGAATAATACTAGTTGTTCGGACCATTATGATTGAATAATACCATACAATACCACCCCGTTGCAGTGCCCGccggttttttttttccttttcgctCAGCCTTAATCAGCCCGGGAGATGAACGAAACCAAATGCTCCCCACGGTAATAATACCACCCACACTCCGATTCCCCCCCCCCTCGCCCGTATTTCATCCCCAGCATCGCCAATtttgtccttttcttcttctttcgaTTTCTTCGTTCCCACCGTCTGCAGGATCTTGACCgctttttttcctttcctttttttttcttcttgttaCTTTCTGTCTATATCTATATACATATATTACTGGTTCTTCACCGGTTCCCTATATACCTTGGCCGTGGTTCTTCCGGTCGCAGTCACGGTCATCACTCGGGCCgctgcctcaggccaccCGCCTCCAGGCAACCCGTCAATTTTTTCGCCCCTCcacctctttctcctctcttccaTCATTTCTTCCCACGGTGTTACGGGCTGCTTCACAGTGTCAGCAAGCCTTGTGCGAGCTGCACTTAAACCCCCTCTGTCctcccatcttcttcttggggaCAGACACCACCCGTTGTTGAGAGAACTGCCCGCTTGACCCTCGCGCTTCAAccatcatccaccgcacATGACTCCGCCGTCTGCCTCACCTGCCCCCTCCGCAgtctcctccgccgcagcaTCTCAACACTCGCATGACCCTGGGGATGGCGAACCCCCGGTAACACACGCCCTGGCGGGCATGAATCTGTCCGCTGCGGTGAACGGGGATGGAAGCGACGTGCTCCCCACCCCCGCGGCCTCGCCCGCCGGAAAACCTCCAAAAGCCAACATGGCCACCCGCCTCTCCCGCATGTTTGCTACGACTGGAAAGCAGACTCCGCCGCAGAACCCAGACTCTCGCGAACTGTCCGACAGCAGTTTCGACAGCCTCGTCAAACCACTCAAcggaaaagagaaagacaaacCCTCCTCAAAACCCTCCTCACAACCAAACTCCAGACCGTCATCTCGAACACCATCCCGGCAACCGTCTTTAAAGGGGGTTGAGCCGGcagacaaggacaagaagaagaccgcCGGTAAAGAGCAGAAGGATGGCGCCGCCCCGGTTCACAGGCGCTTTGAAGTATTGCCCGAAGGCACCGGCACCCACTCGCATCACCTCCGAAGTGCCCGACGACAGGAAAAACTGACCGATCTTCTGCGGGACATGCTGGGCGGTAAACAGAAAAAGGACAATCATCCGGACGAGCAGCAACTATCGCTCATGTCTACCTGGATCGACCAGTTCAAGAACGAACGTGATAAGCTGGCCGCCGACAAGCGAGGCGGGCCAAACGCCACTGCGTCCCTAGTGGACAAGTACGGCAAGTGTCAGGAGATTGTCGGCCGCGGCGCGTTTGGGATCGTCCGTATCTCGCACAAGGTTGACCCCCAGGACTCCAAATGTGAACAGTTGTATGCCGTCAAGGAGTTCCGCCGTCGTCCGCAGGAGACTGCCAAAAAGTACCAGAAGCGGTTGACTTCGGAGTTCTGTATATCTTCGTCCCTTCGCCACCCGAACGTCATTCATACTTTGGATCTCCTACAGGACGCCAAGGGAGACTACTGTGAGGTGATGGAATACTGTGCCGGTGGCGATCTCTACACTCTAGTCCTCGCGGCTGGCAAGCTCGAAGTTGCCGAAGCCGACTGCTTCTTCAAGCAGTTGATGCGGGGAGTCGAGTACATGCACGAGATGGGCGTTGCCCACCGTGACCTCAAACCTGAGAATCTCCTGCTAACCACCCACGGGGCACTTAAGATCACCGATTTTGGAAATGGTGAATGCTTCCGGATGGCATGGGAAAAGGAAGCCCATATGACCGCCGGGCTGTGCGGTTCTGCGCCGTACATCGCCCCCGAGGAATATACCGAGAAGGAATTCGATCCCCGCGCGGTCGATCTGTGGGCGACGGGCGTGATCTATATGGCTATGCGAACGGGCCGGCATCTCTGGCGTGTGGCCCacaaggacgaggatgagTTTTACCAGCGCTACTTGGAGGGCCGCAAGCATGAAGATGGCTATGCTCCCATCGAGACACTGCATCGGGTAGGCTCTGCTACTTTGTTGGGCTCCAGACAGAAACTAATCCAGACTCAGGCTCGTTGCCGTAATGTCATCTACTCGATCCTCGACCCGAATCCTTCCCGCCGCATCAACGCCTCGCAGGTCCTGAAGTCTGAGTGGGTGCGCCAGATCAAGCTGTGcaaggaaggcgaggaaggatTCTGATTTTTCCTGTCTGGGTGGTTTTCTTGAGAAGAGATTCCTTCAACAACGAAGAGAACGCTCCTAAATAGAAGGAGGCcctgtttcttctttctttttcttatGGTTCTTGTGATACCGGCGCATTGTTCCTGTCTTTCAGCCTGTGTTTCTCTCCATCCATTTTTTAGCTcggttttctttttttcacCCTCCTGCTCTGCTGGTTGGATTTGTCATTTTCAAATGCAACGAAGAGTCATGACCATTTCTTTAGCCACTCGATCGACGACTCCATATGGCGCGGACGGACACATTGTTGCAATCGAcctttttccttcccttGTACCATTATCTGATGATGGTTGCGCATTCCGAGCAAGATGAGTGAAAGCCATGCAGCTGTGCTGCTGGCCGGACTCTCTTTCCCGCCATGGATGTTGCTGATATGCACTCCCCGTCTTGTCTTTTCTGTCATTTATCCATTAGCAGGACGTATATACCACCTCTATTCCTGTACATATTCTACATTGACGATGTCTTGATGCTTTCCGCCTCCTAGGCAGCTGTATACTACAGTAGTGATTCATGACGTAGCCACAGCCGAAAATGACCCTCTTACCTAATCGCTAAGCCCCGACTTGCCCGCCGTTCAGCCTGACTTGCTTTCACATTGTCTCAACAATCTGGTTCAGCGCTGGTCTTGGGCTTGCATTCTGCCTGAGACTTGAAATATCCTTGAAGACTACTCTTCCTTTTACTCTATCCCCTCTTTGTCTCCCCCCCCCTCCGCCATCATGTCGTGGGCAGGTCCGTCGCCGCATCTTCGAGATCTACAATCTTACACGAGACTGACATAAACGTGGACATCTAGGGTTCAAGAAAAATGTCGGCCGCGCCACGACGCAGGTAATGATGAAAACGGGTGAGTTGCGCTCCTTCTGGACACCCTGTTCACCACACCCCCAAGTTGGCCCTCCCTCTTGGACCCCCGCCAACTTGACGAACATTCCTCCGAACGACTTCACCGGATACTTGCGGAGAACTTATGAGAGACTTCTTACTGACTGAAACGACTAGGCCATGTGGAACGAACGAGTGACCGCGACTATGAGATTGAGGAACGGTACGCCGGCTTTTTGGCCCCTCCTCTTTACTGACATTCTGTTCTTTTCCGAGTTTAAAGGTGCTGACGAAGGGGTTTAGACGGTATCGGACAATGGAGATGGCGGCTGGTCGGCTGCAGAAAGAGGCGAAGGGGTATTTGGATTCGTTACGAGGTGTGTTGCCATTTCTGGACGAGTTGAGGTTGTTGCTAACGGATTGGGGACAGCCATGACCGCTTCTCAAATGCGTATCGCCGAGACCATTGATGCTTTCTACGGCGATGCAGGCACAAAGGATGGCGTGAGCCGGAGCTACAAGCAGGCtgtggaggatttggatGCGGAGACGATCAAGGCGTTGGATGGACCATACCGGTATGTCTCTTTCTGTCCcgccttccttcttctttgcctctGACAGGCATAGAACCACCGTCCTGGACCCCATCTCCCGCTTCTGCGCCTACTTCCCCGACGTCAACGAATGCATCAAAAAGCGCAATCACAAACTCCTCGACTACGACTCCATGCGCTCCAAGGTGAAGCGACTGGTAGAGAAGCCCGACAAGGACCCCGCGAAGCTGCCGCGTACAGAGCGCGAAGCTGAAATGGCGAAGCAAGCATACGAGCAGCTCAATGAGCAGCTCTTCACGGAACTGCCCCAGCTCATCGACCTGCGCGTCCCCTACCTCGACCCCAGCTTCGAGGCCCTGGTCAAGATCCAGTTGCGATTCTGTGCAGAGGCCTACTCAC from Penicillium psychrofluorescens genome assembly, chromosome: 5 carries:
- a CDS encoding uncharacterized protein (ID:PFLUO_008374-T1.cds;~source:funannotate), producing the protein MTPPSASPAPSAVSSAAASQHSHDPGDGEPPVTHALAGMNLSAAVNGDGSDVLPTPAASPAGKPPKANMATRLSRMFATTGKQTPPQNPDSRELSDSSFDSLVKPLNGKEKDKPSSKPSSQPNSRPSSRTPSRQPSLKGVEPADKDKKKTAGKEQKDGAAPVHRRFEVLPEGTGTHSHHLRSARRQEKLTDLLRDMLGGKQKKDNHPDEQQLSLMSTWIDQFKNERDKLAADKRGGPNATASLVDKYGKCQEIVGRGAFGIVRISHKVDPQDSKCEQLYAVKEFRRRPQETAKKYQKRLTSEFCISSSLRHPNVIHTLDLLQDAKGDYCEVMEYCAGGDLYTLVLAAGKLEVAEADCFFKQLMRGVEYMHEMGVAHRDLKPENLLLTTHGALKITDFGNGECFRMAWEKEAHMTAGLCGSAPYIAPEEYTEKEFDPRAVDLWATGVIYMAMRTGRHLWRVAHKDEDEFYQRYLEGRKHEDGYAPIETLHRVGSATLLGSRQKLIQTQARCRNVIYSILDPNPSRRINASQVLKSEWVRQIKLCKEGEEGF
- a CDS encoding uncharacterized protein (ID:PFLUO_008375-T1.cds;~source:funannotate), yielding MSWAGFKKNVGRATTQVMMKTGHVERTSDRDYEIEERRYRTMEMAAGRLQKEAKGYLDSLRAMTASQMRIAETIDAFYGDAGTKDGVSRSYKQAVEDLDAETIKALDGPYRTTVLDPISRFCAYFPDVNECIKKRNHKLLDYDSMRSKVKRLVEKPDKDPAKLPRTEREAEMAKQAYEQLNEQLFTELPQLIDLRVPYLDPSFEALVKIQLRFCAEAYSRMAQVQQYLDAETRDQYARGDLDNRVEEVLQEIRDLSIAGTV